In one window of Cupriavidus necator N-1 DNA:
- a CDS encoding high-affinity branched-chain amino acid ABC transporter permease LivM, with the protein MTNKISAMPAGQAARAAAPGQSLKNAIFAAVMTAILTIPILGLQLKLEGYKVVLEPHWRPVWIAVAAVFLFQLFKPLLSRAGSAVRLPSVPQLGARQQRVAVWVLLAIGLVWPFFGSRGAVDVATLALIYVILGLGLNIVVGYAGLLDLGYVGFYAIGGYSYALLNQYFGLGFWECLPIAAAMSATFGFILGFPVLRLRGDYLAIVTLGFGEIIRLLANNLTSLTGGPDGVSGIPKPTVFGIEMARSASVEGTRTFHDLIGLDYSGQHMVIFLYLLALLLVGFTLFVTSRLIRMPMGRAWEALRDDEIACRSLGMNPTRIKLSAFTLGASFAGIGGAFFAARQGLVNPESFTFIESALILAVVVLGGMGSQLGVILAAILLTVLPEVARGFAEYRMLIFGLVMVLMMMWRPQGLLPASRPHVELPR; encoded by the coding sequence ATGACCAACAAAATTAGCGCGATGCCCGCGGGGCAAGCCGCCCGCGCGGCCGCACCCGGGCAATCGCTGAAGAACGCGATCTTCGCGGCCGTGATGACGGCCATCCTCACCATTCCCATCCTGGGCCTGCAGCTCAAGCTGGAAGGCTACAAGGTCGTGCTCGAGCCGCACTGGCGGCCGGTGTGGATCGCCGTGGCGGCGGTGTTCCTGTTCCAGTTGTTCAAGCCGCTGCTGTCGCGTGCCGGCAGCGCCGTGCGCCTGCCGTCGGTGCCGCAACTCGGGGCGCGCCAGCAGCGCGTGGCGGTGTGGGTGCTGCTGGCGATCGGGCTGGTGTGGCCGTTCTTTGGCTCGCGCGGCGCGGTCGACGTGGCCACGCTGGCGCTGATCTACGTGATCCTGGGGCTGGGCCTGAATATCGTGGTGGGCTATGCCGGCCTGCTCGACCTGGGCTATGTCGGCTTCTACGCGATCGGCGGCTATAGCTATGCGCTGCTGAACCAGTACTTCGGGCTGGGCTTCTGGGAATGCCTGCCGATCGCCGCGGCAATGTCGGCGACCTTCGGCTTTATCCTTGGCTTCCCGGTGCTGCGGTTGCGAGGAGACTATCTGGCGATCGTGACGCTGGGCTTCGGCGAGATCATCCGCCTGCTGGCCAACAACCTGACCAGCCTGACCGGCGGCCCGGACGGCGTCTCGGGCATCCCGAAGCCGACCGTGTTCGGCATCGAAATGGCGCGCAGTGCGAGCGTGGAGGGCACCAGGACTTTCCATGACCTGATCGGCCTGGACTACAGCGGCCAGCACATGGTGATCTTCCTGTACCTGCTGGCGCTGCTGCTGGTTGGCTTCACGCTGTTCGTCACCAGCCGCCTGATCCGCATGCCGATGGGCCGCGCCTGGGAAGCGCTGCGTGACGACGAGATCGCGTGCCGTTCGCTGGGCATGAACCCGACCCGCATCAAGCTGTCGGCGTTCACGCTGGGCGCATCGTTCGCCGGCATCGGCGGCGCGTTCTTCGCGGCGCGCCAGGGGCTGGTCAATCCGGAATCGTTCACCTTTATCGAGTCGGCGCTGATCCTCGCCGTGGTGGTGCTGGGCGGCATGGGCTCGCAGCTGGGCGTGATCCTGGCGGCGATCCTGCTGACGGTGCTGCCCGAAGTGGCGCGCGGCTTTGCCGAATACCGCATGCTGATCTTCGGCCTGGTGATGGTGCTGATGATGATGTGGCGTCCGCAGGGCCTGCTGCCCGCGAGCCGTCCCCACGTGGAGTTGCCGCGATGA
- a CDS encoding ABC transporter ATP-binding protein, giving the protein MLKLEQVHTHYGAVEALSGVSIEVNKGEIVTLIGSNGAGKTTLMMTVCGTPRASSGRVTFEGQDITNRSTHEIMRLGMAISPEGRRVFPSLTVLENLKMGAFFARRDEIEAGIEHVFKLFPRLNQRASQRAGTMSGGEQQMLAIGRALMSRPRLLLLDEPTLGLAPLIIAQIFDIIRTIRDEGVTVFLVEQNANKALQVADRGYVLETGKVVLADTGANLLANDRIKAAYLGG; this is encoded by the coding sequence ATGCTGAAGCTGGAACAGGTCCATACCCACTACGGCGCCGTCGAGGCGCTGTCGGGCGTATCGATCGAAGTCAACAAGGGGGAGATCGTCACCCTGATCGGCAGCAACGGCGCCGGCAAGACGACGCTGATGATGACCGTATGCGGCACGCCGCGCGCGTCCAGCGGGCGCGTGACGTTCGAAGGGCAGGACATCACCAACCGGTCCACACACGAGATCATGCGGCTGGGCATGGCGATCTCGCCCGAGGGCCGGCGCGTGTTTCCGAGCCTGACGGTGCTGGAGAACCTGAAGATGGGCGCTTTTTTCGCCAGGCGCGACGAGATCGAGGCGGGCATCGAACACGTCTTCAAGCTGTTCCCGCGCCTGAACCAGCGCGCCAGCCAGCGCGCCGGCACCATGTCGGGCGGCGAGCAGCAGATGCTGGCGATCGGCCGCGCGCTGATGAGCCGGCCGCGCCTGCTGCTGCTGGACGAGCCCACGCTTGGGCTGGCGCCGCTGATCATCGCGCAGATCTTCGACATCATCCGCACCATTCGTGACGAAGGCGTCACTGTGTTCCTGGTCGAGCAGAACGCCAACAAGGCGCTGCAGGTGGCGGACCGCGGCTATGTGCTTGAAACCGGCAAGGTGGTGCTGGCCGATACCGGCGCCAACCTGCTGGCCAACGACCGGATCAAGGCCGCCTACCTGGGCGGCTGA
- the sdhC gene encoding succinate dehydrogenase, cytochrome b556 subunit, whose protein sequence is MAEAVKQARPEYRNIGIAQIARYRLPWAGKVSILHRVSGALMFLLLPFVLYLFEQSITSELSFAKFSALLSGGFVKLVLLVLIWGYLHHFCAGIRFLLLDVHVGVSKPASAKSAIGVLVVSLLLTLIFGLKLFGLF, encoded by the coding sequence ATGGCTGAAGCCGTCAAACAAGCCAGGCCGGAGTACCGGAATATCGGTATCGCGCAAATTGCGCGCTACCGGTTGCCCTGGGCCGGCAAGGTATCCATCCTGCATCGCGTGAGCGGTGCGTTGATGTTCCTCCTCCTTCCCTTCGTCCTGTATCTGTTTGAGCAGAGCATCACTTCGGAACTGAGCTTCGCAAAGTTCTCGGCGCTTCTGTCCGGCGGCTTCGTCAAGCTGGTTCTGCTGGTCCTGATCTGGGGTTATCTGCATCACTTCTGCGCGGGTATCCGTTTCCTGCTGCTGGACGTGCACGTCGGCGTTTCCAAGCCGGCCTCGGCCAAGTCTGCCATCGGCGTGCTGGTTGTGAGCCTGCTGCTTACCCTGATTTTCGGCCTGAAGCTGTTCGGCCTGTTCTGA
- the livH gene encoding high-affinity branched-chain amino acid ABC transporter permease LivH: MNEFLPQFTQQLVNGLTLGAIYALIAIGYTMVYGIIGMINFAHGEIYMIGAYVGLVTLTAIGAQAGYPLPLVLGAALLVSVLVTGVYGYAVERVAYRPLRGGPRLVPLISAIGMSIFLQNYVQIGQGARDVSVPVLISGAIEFQMGSDFTVTVPYSRLLIVGVTLVLMIALTLFIGRSRMGRACRACAEDMRMANLLGIDTNKVISFTFVLGAMLAAVGGVLIGLTIGKLNPFIGFIAGIKAFTAAVLGGIGSIPGAMLGGVLLGLAETFASGYMPAEYKDVVAFSLLVLVLLFRPTGLLGKPDVEKV, encoded by the coding sequence ATGAATGAATTCCTTCCACAGTTCACCCAGCAGCTGGTCAATGGCCTGACGCTGGGTGCGATCTATGCACTGATCGCCATCGGCTACACAATGGTCTACGGCATCATCGGCATGATCAATTTCGCGCACGGCGAGATTTACATGATCGGTGCCTATGTCGGCCTGGTCACGCTCACCGCGATCGGCGCCCAGGCAGGCTACCCCCTGCCGCTGGTGCTGGGCGCCGCCTTGCTGGTCTCGGTGCTGGTCACCGGGGTGTACGGCTATGCGGTCGAGCGGGTGGCATACCGGCCCTTGCGGGGCGGACCGCGGCTGGTGCCGCTGATCTCGGCCATCGGCATGTCGATCTTCCTGCAGAACTATGTCCAGATCGGGCAGGGCGCGCGCGACGTGTCCGTGCCGGTGCTGATCTCGGGCGCCATCGAGTTCCAGATGGGCAGTGACTTCACCGTGACGGTGCCGTACTCGCGCCTGCTGATCGTCGGCGTGACGCTGGTGCTGATGATCGCGCTGACGCTCTTTATCGGCCGTTCGCGCATGGGCCGTGCCTGCCGCGCCTGCGCCGAAGACATGCGCATGGCCAACCTGCTGGGCATCGATACCAACAAGGTGATTTCCTTCACCTTCGTGCTGGGTGCGATGCTGGCGGCGGTGGGCGGCGTGCTGATCGGCCTGACCATCGGCAAGCTCAATCCCTTTATCGGCTTTATCGCCGGCATCAAGGCCTTTACCGCGGCGGTGCTGGGCGGCATCGGCAGCATCCCGGGCGCGATGCTCGGCGGCGTGCTGCTGGGCCTGGCGGAGACCTTCGCCTCGGGCTATATGCCGGCCGAGTACAAAGACGTGGTTGCGTTCAGCCTGCTGGTGCTGGTGCTGCTGTTCCGTCCGACCGGGCTGCTGGGCAAGCCTGATGTCGAAAAGGTCTGA
- a CDS encoding succinate dehydrogenase iron-sulfur subunit has translation MKRIFEVYRYDPDKDAAPRMQTYEVELDGHERMLLDALVKLKKLDETISFRRSCREGVCGSDAMNINGKNGLACLTNMRELPDRIVLRPLPGLPVVRDLIVDMTNFFKQYNSIKPFLINDEPPPEKERLQSPEERDELDGLYECILCASCSTSCPSFWWNPDKFVGPAGLLQAYRFIADSRDQATSERLDNLNDPYRLFRCHSIMNCVDVCPKGLNPTKAIGKIKELMVRRAV, from the coding sequence ATGAAGCGTATTTTCGAAGTCTACCGCTACGATCCGGACAAGGATGCGGCACCGCGCATGCAGACCTACGAGGTCGAGCTGGACGGTCACGAGCGCATGCTGCTGGACGCGCTGGTCAAGCTGAAGAAGCTGGACGAGACCATCTCGTTCCGCCGTTCGTGCCGCGAAGGCGTGTGCGGCTCGGACGCGATGAACATCAACGGCAAGAACGGCCTGGCCTGCCTGACCAATATGCGCGAGCTGCCGGACCGCATCGTGCTGCGTCCGCTGCCCGGCCTGCCGGTGGTGCGCGACCTGATCGTCGACATGACGAACTTCTTCAAGCAGTACAACTCGATCAAGCCGTTCCTGATCAACGACGAGCCGCCGCCCGAGAAAGAGCGCCTGCAGTCGCCGGAAGAGCGTGACGAGCTGGACGGCCTGTACGAGTGCATTCTCTGCGCCAGCTGCTCGACGTCGTGCCCGTCGTTCTGGTGGAATCCGGACAAGTTCGTCGGCCCCGCCGGCCTGCTGCAGGCTTACCGCTTCATCGCGGACAGCCGCGACCAGGCCACCAGCGAGCGTCTGGACAACCTGAACGACCCGTACCGCCTGTTCCGTTGCCACAGCATCATGAACTGCGTCGATGTGTGCCCGAAGGGTCTGAACCCGACCAAGGCCATCGGCAAGATCAAGGAGCTGATGGTCCGCCGCGCGGTCTGA
- the sdhA gene encoding succinate dehydrogenase flavoprotein subunit: MVAVKTGLPRRRFDVVIVGAGGAGMRASLQLAEAGLNVAVLSKVFPTRSHTVAAQGGIGASLGNMSEDNWHYHFYDTIKGSDWLGDQDAIEFMCREAPKVVYELEHFGMPFDRNPDGTIYQRPFGGHTANYGEKPVQRACAAADRTGHALLHTLYQRNVRAKTHFFVEWMALDLIRDQDGDVLGVTALEMETGEVYILEAKTTLFATGGAGRIYAASTNAFINTGDGLGMAARAGVPLEDMEFWQFHPTGVAGAGVLITEGVRGEGGILRNKDGERFMERYAPTLKDLAPRDFVSRSMDQEIKEGRGCGPNGDYVLLDLTHVGAETIMKRLPSIREIGMKFANVDAIKEPIPVVPTIHYQMGGIPTNYHGQVVVPKNGNPNEVLNGFYAIGECSCVSVHGANRLGTNSLLDLVVFGRAAGNHIIAQNLKQKEHKPLPADAADLAMSRLAKLQGTTSGEYTQDVANDIRKNMQSHAGVFRTQKLMDEGVERILEVSERANNIHLKDKSKVFNTALVEALEVANLVEVAKATMISAAARKESRGAHAHSDFPNRDDQNWLKHTLFYSEGNRLDYKPVKMEPLTVESVPPKARTF, from the coding sequence ATGGTCGCAGTCAAGACTGGATTGCCGCGTCGCCGTTTCGACGTGGTCATCGTCGGTGCTGGCGGCGCCGGGATGCGCGCATCCCTCCAGCTCGCGGAAGCCGGCCTGAACGTGGCCGTGCTGTCCAAGGTGTTCCCGACGCGCTCGCACACGGTGGCGGCACAGGGCGGCATCGGCGCTTCGCTGGGGAACATGAGCGAAGACAACTGGCACTACCACTTCTACGACACCATCAAGGGCTCGGACTGGCTGGGTGACCAGGACGCCATCGAGTTCATGTGCCGTGAAGCCCCGAAGGTCGTGTACGAGCTCGAACACTTCGGCATGCCGTTCGACCGCAACCCCGACGGCACCATCTACCAGCGTCCGTTCGGCGGCCACACCGCCAACTACGGTGAAAAGCCGGTGCAGCGCGCCTGCGCCGCGGCTGACCGTACCGGCCACGCACTGCTGCACACGCTGTACCAGCGCAACGTGCGCGCCAAGACCCACTTCTTCGTCGAGTGGATGGCGCTGGACCTGATCCGCGACCAGGACGGCGACGTGCTGGGCGTGACCGCGCTGGAAATGGAAACCGGCGAGGTCTACATCCTCGAGGCCAAGACCACGCTGTTCGCGACCGGCGGTGCCGGCCGCATCTACGCCGCTTCCACCAACGCCTTCATCAACACCGGTGACGGCCTGGGCATGGCAGCGCGCGCAGGCGTGCCGCTGGAAGACATGGAATTCTGGCAGTTCCACCCGACCGGCGTGGCCGGCGCGGGCGTGCTGATCACCGAAGGCGTGCGCGGCGAAGGCGGTATCCTGCGCAACAAGGACGGCGAGCGCTTCATGGAGCGCTATGCCCCGACGCTGAAGGACCTGGCGCCGCGTGACTTCGTCTCGCGCTCGATGGACCAGGAAATCAAGGAAGGCCGCGGCTGCGGCCCGAACGGCGACTACGTGCTGCTCGACCTGACCCACGTCGGTGCCGAGACTATCATGAAGCGCCTGCCGTCGATCCGCGAAATCGGCATGAAGTTCGCCAACGTCGACGCGATCAAGGAACCGATCCCGGTGGTCCCGACCATCCACTACCAGATGGGCGGTATCCCGACCAACTATCACGGCCAGGTCGTGGTGCCGAAGAACGGCAACCCGAACGAAGTCCTGAACGGTTTCTACGCGATCGGCGAATGCTCGTGCGTGTCGGTGCACGGCGCCAACCGCCTGGGCACCAACTCGCTGCTCGACCTGGTGGTGTTCGGCCGCGCCGCCGGCAACCACATCATTGCGCAGAACCTGAAGCAGAAGGAACACAAGCCGCTGCCGGCCGATGCCGCCGACCTCGCGATGTCGCGCCTGGCCAAGCTGCAAGGGACGACCTCGGGCGAATACACCCAGGACGTGGCCAACGACATTCGCAAGAACATGCAGTCGCATGCGGGCGTGTTCCGTACGCAGAAGCTGATGGACGAAGGCGTCGAGCGCATCCTGGAAGTCTCCGAGCGCGCCAACAACATCCACCTGAAGGACAAGTCCAAGGTCTTCAACACCGCGCTGGTGGAAGCCCTGGAAGTGGCCAACCTGGTGGAAGTGGCCAAGGCCACCATGATCTCGGCGGCGGCTCGCAAGGAATCGCGCGGTGCCCACGCGCACAGCGACTTCCCGAATCGCGATGACCAGAACTGGCTCAAGCACACGCTGTTCTACAGCGAAGGCAACCGCCTCGACTACAAGCCGGTGAAGATGGAACCGCTGACGGTGGAAAGCGTGCCGCCGAAGGCCCGTACCTTCTGA
- the livG gene encoding high-affinity branched-chain amino acid ABC transporter ATP-binding protein LivG: protein MTNVQQAVQAAELLKVSGLQMRFGGLLAVDGIDFDVRKDEVFAIIGPNGAGKTTVFNCVGGFYKPTAGDVTLDGRDIAGLPSHKVARQGLVRTFQNIRLFKSLTVVENLLVAQHLQVQSGILRGLFATPAYRRAEREALERAAVWLERMGLTKVANREAGTLSYGHQRRLEIARCMITKPRLLMLDEPAAGLNPQEKIELQQLIDQLRREFGISVLLIEHDMSLVMGVSDRILVMEHGKPIVIGKPEQVRNDPRVIKAYLGED from the coding sequence ATGACCAATGTGCAACAAGCGGTGCAAGCAGCCGAGCTGCTGAAAGTCTCCGGCCTGCAGATGCGCTTCGGCGGCTTGCTGGCCGTCGATGGCATCGATTTCGATGTTCGCAAGGATGAGGTCTTCGCCATCATCGGCCCCAACGGCGCCGGCAAGACCACGGTGTTCAACTGCGTGGGCGGCTTCTACAAGCCGACCGCGGGCGATGTCACGCTCGACGGCCGCGACATTGCCGGCCTGCCCAGCCACAAGGTGGCGCGCCAGGGCCTGGTGCGGACCTTCCAGAATATCCGCCTGTTCAAGTCGCTGACAGTGGTGGAAAACTTGCTGGTCGCGCAGCACCTGCAGGTGCAGTCCGGCATCCTGCGAGGCCTGTTCGCCACGCCGGCCTACCGACGCGCCGAGCGCGAGGCGCTGGAGCGCGCCGCGGTCTGGCTGGAGCGCATGGGCCTGACCAAGGTCGCCAACCGCGAGGCCGGCACGCTGTCGTACGGCCACCAGCGCCGGCTGGAGATCGCGCGCTGCATGATCACCAAGCCGCGCCTGCTGATGCTGGACGAGCCCGCCGCCGGCCTGAACCCGCAGGAGAAGATCGAGCTGCAGCAGCTGATCGACCAGCTGCGGCGCGAGTTCGGCATCTCGGTGCTGCTGATCGAGCACGACATGAGCCTGGTGATGGGCGTGTCCGACCGCATCCTGGTGATGGAGCACGGCAAGCCGATCGTGATTGGCAAGCCGGAGCAAGTGCGCAACGACCCGCGCGTGATCAAGGCCTACCTGGGAGAGGACTGA
- the sdhD gene encoding succinate dehydrogenase, hydrophobic membrane anchor protein, with translation MANNNIGPKRLVVGAHYGLKDWLAQRVTAVIMVVFTVVLAIAFLLSNGASYEAWAGLFSNQWMKIITFLTILSLLYHAWIGVRDIWMDYVRPMAVRLVLQVLTILWLVGCAGYAAQILWRV, from the coding sequence GTGGCAAACAATAATATCGGTCCCAAGCGTCTTGTCGTCGGTGCGCACTACGGCCTGAAAGACTGGCTGGCGCAGCGCGTCACGGCCGTGATCATGGTGGTCTTCACCGTGGTCCTGGCCATTGCCTTCCTGCTGTCGAACGGCGCTTCGTATGAAGCGTGGGCAGGGCTCTTCTCCAACCAGTGGATGAAGATCATCACGTTCCTGACCATCCTGTCGCTGCTGTATCACGCCTGGATTGGCGTGCGCGACATCTGGATGGACTATGTGCGTCCGATGGCCGTGCGCCTCGTGCTGCAAGTTCTTACGATTCTGTGGCTCGTCGGTTGCGCGGGCTACGCTGCTCAGATTCTCTGGAGGGTGTAA
- the gltA gene encoding citrate synthase: MTPSDVKATLSFSDGSPSVELPIYTGTVGPDVIDIRKLYGQTGKFTYDPGFMSTASCNSKITYIDGDKGELLYRGYPIEQLAQKCNHLEVCYLLLKGELPNAKQKDEFTGHVMNHTMVHEQLQFFMRGFRRDAHPMAVLTGLVGAMSAFYHDAMDIDDPHQREISAIRLIAKMPTMVAMAYKYNIGQPYIYPQNDLSYSGNFLRMLFGTPCAPYTVNPVLERALDRIFILHADHEQNASTSTVRLAGSSGTNPFAAIAAGVACLWGPAHGGANEAALKMLEEIGSVDNINEFIKQVKDKNSGVRLMGFGHRVYKNYDPRAKLMRETCHEVLEELGLHNDPLFKLAMELEKIALEDEYFVSRKLYPNVDFYSGIVQRALGIPTSLFTCIFALARTPGWISQWEEMITDPEYKIGRPRQLFVGAATRDVPDVAKR; the protein is encoded by the coding sequence ATGACGCCGTCCGATGTGAAAGCCACGCTATCGTTCTCCGATGGTTCCCCCAGCGTTGAGCTGCCGATTTACACGGGTACCGTTGGCCCGGATGTAATCGACATTCGCAAGCTGTACGGACAGACCGGTAAGTTCACTTACGACCCCGGTTTCATGTCGACGGCTTCGTGCAATTCCAAGATCACCTATATCGACGGTGACAAGGGCGAGCTGCTGTACCGCGGCTACCCGATCGAGCAGCTGGCGCAGAAGTGCAACCACCTCGAAGTCTGCTACCTGCTGCTCAAGGGCGAGCTGCCCAACGCCAAGCAGAAGGATGAATTCACCGGCCACGTCATGAACCACACCATGGTTCATGAGCAGCTGCAGTTCTTCATGCGCGGTTTCCGCCGCGATGCCCATCCGATGGCCGTGCTGACGGGCCTGGTGGGTGCCATGAGCGCGTTCTACCACGACGCGATGGACATCGATGATCCGCACCAGCGCGAGATCTCGGCCATCCGCCTGATCGCCAAGATGCCGACCATGGTCGCCATGGCGTACAAGTACAACATCGGCCAGCCGTACATCTATCCGCAGAACGACCTGTCCTACTCGGGCAACTTCCTGCGCATGCTGTTCGGCACGCCGTGCGCCCCGTACACCGTGAACCCGGTGCTGGAGCGTGCGCTGGACCGCATCTTCATCCTGCACGCCGACCACGAGCAGAATGCCTCGACCTCGACCGTGCGCCTGGCCGGTTCGTCGGGCACCAACCCGTTCGCAGCCATCGCCGCCGGCGTGGCCTGCCTGTGGGGCCCGGCCCACGGCGGCGCAAACGAAGCCGCGCTGAAGATGCTGGAAGAAATCGGCAGCGTCGACAACATCAACGAGTTCATCAAGCAGGTCAAGGACAAGAACTCGGGCGTGCGCCTGATGGGCTTTGGCCACCGCGTGTACAAGAACTACGATCCGCGCGCCAAGCTGATGCGCGAAACCTGCCATGAAGTGCTGGAAGAACTGGGCCTGCACAACGACCCGCTGTTCAAGCTGGCCATGGAACTGGAAAAGATCGCCCTGGAAGACGAGTACTTCGTCAGCCGCAAGCTGTACCCGAACGTCGACTTCTACTCGGGCATCGTCCAGCGCGCGCTGGGTATCCCGACCTCGCTGTTCACCTGCATCTTCGCGCTGGCCCGTACCCCGGGCTGGATCTCGCAGTGGGAAGAAATGATTACCGATCCGGAGTACAAGATCGGTCGTCCGCGTCAGCTGTTTGTTGGCGCAGCTACCCGCGACGTGCCGGACGTTGCCAAGCGCTGA
- a CDS encoding FAD assembly factor SdhE codes for MTESPATTFSHQADPHKRARLRWRARRGLLENDIIVERFFNRYEESLSDEDVASLSVLFELSDNELMDLLLARKELDGELDTPPMQRVITLLRTV; via the coding sequence ATGACTGAGAGTCCTGCCACCACTTTCTCCCATCAGGCCGATCCGCACAAGCGCGCCCGCCTGCGCTGGCGCGCCCGCCGCGGCCTTCTGGAGAACGACATCATCGTCGAACGTTTTTTCAACCGTTACGAGGAGAGCCTGTCCGACGAGGACGTGGCTTCGCTGAGCGTGCTGTTCGAACTCAGCGACAACGAGTTGATGGACCTGCTCCTTGCGCGCAAGGAACTGGACGGTGAGCTCGACACGCCCCCGATGCAGCGAGTGATCACCCTGCTGCGTACGGTCTGA
- a CDS encoding branched-chain amino acid ABC transporter substrate-binding protein, which yields MTLSRLTSISLATMLATIGVAANAETVKIAIAGPMSGSVAQYGDMVKAGALTAIEQINAAGGAGGNKFEVVMMDDACEPKQAVAVANKIVSQNIKYVIGHVCSGSTIPASDIYENEGIVMVTPSATAPQLTETKKRKFIFRTIGRDDQQGPAAAQYIISKVKPKKVAVLHDKQSYGQGIASSVKKDLEAAKIPVAVFEGINAGDSDYSAVITKLKSQGVDFVYFGGYHPEMGLLLRQAREQGVKATFMGPEGVGNKDVTAIAGPSSEGMLVTLPADFSADPANAALVKAFADKKRDANGPFQMPAYAAVKIIGDAIAGAKSTDPAKVAAYMHKNAFTTPIGKVEYDDKGDLKSFKFVVYTWHKDASKTAAN from the coding sequence ATGACGCTGTCCCGTCTTACGTCCATCTCGCTGGCCACCATGCTGGCCACCATTGGCGTCGCTGCCAACGCCGAAACCGTGAAGATCGCCATTGCCGGCCCGATGAGTGGCTCGGTGGCGCAGTATGGCGACATGGTCAAGGCCGGTGCGCTGACCGCCATCGAACAGATCAACGCAGCTGGCGGCGCCGGCGGCAACAAGTTCGAAGTGGTGATGATGGACGACGCCTGCGAGCCGAAGCAGGCCGTGGCGGTTGCCAACAAGATCGTCAGCCAGAACATCAAGTACGTGATCGGCCACGTCTGCTCGGGTTCGACCATCCCGGCTTCGGACATCTACGAGAACGAAGGCATCGTCATGGTGACGCCGTCAGCCACCGCGCCGCAGCTGACCGAGACCAAGAAGCGCAAGTTCATCTTCCGCACCATCGGCCGCGACGACCAGCAGGGCCCGGCCGCTGCCCAGTACATCATTAGCAAGGTCAAGCCGAAGAAGGTTGCGGTGCTGCACGACAAGCAGTCGTACGGCCAGGGCATCGCCAGCTCGGTGAAGAAGGACCTGGAAGCCGCCAAGATCCCGGTGGCCGTGTTCGAAGGCATCAACGCCGGCGATTCGGATTACTCCGCCGTCATCACCAAGCTCAAGTCGCAGGGCGTGGACTTCGTCTACTTCGGCGGCTACCACCCGGAAATGGGGCTGCTGCTGCGCCAGGCGCGCGAGCAGGGCGTCAAGGCCACCTTCATGGGCCCCGAGGGCGTGGGCAACAAGGACGTGACCGCGATTGCCGGCCCGTCGTCGGAGGGCATGCTGGTGACGCTGCCGGCCGACTTCTCGGCCGATCCGGCCAACGCCGCGCTGGTGAAGGCCTTTGCCGACAAGAAGCGTGACGCCAACGGCCCGTTCCAGATGCCGGCCTATGCCGCCGTCAAGATCATTGGCGACGCCATTGCCGGCGCCAAGAGCACCGACCCGGCCAAGGTTGCGGCGTACATGCACAAGAACGCCTTCACCACCCCGATCGGCAAGGTCGAGTACGACGACAAGGGCGACCTGAAGTCCTTCAAGTTCGTGGTCTACACCTGGCACAAGGACGCCAGCAAGACGGCCGCCAACTAA